In one Pseudomonas sp. 31-12 genomic region, the following are encoded:
- a CDS encoding diguanylate cyclase, whose translation MGGPGFRHDQDTFIAAQVRSDRLHQLFHQSFPAIFGSFLAAIMLCGLCWERFDHRVIFTWIGLLTASSLLRVLMFVAWFRCPDSERTPERWERRYWFTLVLSAGIWGAGALAVMPTNDLLAQALVMLFAVGMSVSAVSCYSSYRYMTLASIGLVLLPCTFWLLFQPSAMQIGMALAVIVFASFVASATRKLSEALETAFQLTREMERAHRIATYAAQTDELTGLKNRRAFFQHAQQLFHDCKQNRLPLCAVMLDMDHFKHINDTYGHQVGDQVLRQMGVIINRSFRDTDIFGRLGGEEFAILLPNTSIETALHIAEHLIQSIGGLMTGPVHRISASLGVAAMESGDNDLQSLLNNADKALYRAKARGRNQVAVSE comes from the coding sequence ATGGGTGGCCCAGGATTTCGGCACGACCAGGATACTTTCATTGCAGCGCAGGTGCGCAGTGATCGATTGCATCAGCTATTCCACCAGTCATTCCCTGCGATTTTCGGCAGTTTTCTCGCTGCAATCATGTTGTGCGGACTGTGTTGGGAGCGTTTTGACCACCGCGTCATTTTCACGTGGATAGGGCTGCTGACGGCGTCGTCGTTGCTGCGCGTCCTGATGTTTGTTGCCTGGTTTCGCTGTCCGGACAGTGAACGCACCCCGGAACGCTGGGAGAGGAGATACTGGTTCACGCTGGTGTTGTCCGCCGGTATCTGGGGGGCAGGCGCTTTAGCGGTCATGCCGACAAACGACCTGCTGGCCCAAGCGTTGGTCATGCTTTTTGCCGTCGGCATGTCGGTCAGTGCGGTGTCGTGTTATTCGTCCTATCGATACATGACCTTGGCGTCTATTGGCCTGGTCTTGTTGCCGTGTACCTTCTGGCTGCTGTTCCAACCGTCGGCGATGCAAATCGGCATGGCGCTGGCCGTTATTGTGTTCGCCTCATTCGTGGCCAGCGCGACACGCAAACTGTCCGAAGCACTGGAAACCGCCTTCCAGCTAACCCGCGAAATGGAACGCGCCCATCGCATTGCCACGTATGCCGCCCAAACCGACGAACTCACCGGCCTGAAAAACCGCCGCGCTTTTTTTCAGCATGCCCAGCAATTGTTCCATGACTGCAAACAAAACCGGCTACCGCTGTGCGCGGTGATGCTGGATATGGATCACTTCAAGCACATCAATGACACCTATGGGCATCAGGTCGGCGATCAGGTGTTGCGGCAAATGGGCGTGATCATCAACCGGTCGTTTCGCGATACCGACATCTTCGGCAGGCTGGGCGGCGAGGAGTTCGCGATCCTGCTTCCGAACACCTCCATTGAAACGGCCCTGCATATCGCCGAGCACCTTATCCAGTCGATCGGTGGGTTGATGACCGGGCCTGTTCATCGCATATCGGCGAGTCTTGGGGTTGCAGCGATGGAGAGTGGCGACAACGATCTGCAAAGTTTGCTGAATAACGCGGATAAGGCGCTGTATCGGGCCAAGGCGCGGGGGCGGAATCAGGTGGCTGTTTCGGAGTAA
- a CDS encoding YceI family protein — MNSRFPSFSVLAAALVFGFFPCAEAAKYTQVNETASMISFTYKQFSSRVYGTFGTFKATLDFDTANPEAGHAALTIQLDSIDAGSEDANTELQKPAWFDTQKYPDATFESTGVKTLGDNRYSITGKLTLRGVTREVAVPVLLKEENAIGIFDGRLTLKRSDFKVGEGEWGDTVVSDAINIRFRMVAPQQ, encoded by the coding sequence ATGAATTCTCGATTCCCGTCGTTTTCCGTACTGGCTGCTGCGCTTGTCTTCGGCTTTTTCCCCTGTGCCGAAGCGGCCAAATACACGCAAGTGAATGAAACCGCCAGCATGATCTCATTCACCTACAAACAGTTCAGCTCGCGGGTGTACGGCACGTTTGGCACGTTCAAAGCCACGCTTGATTTCGACACGGCCAACCCCGAAGCGGGCCACGCTGCGCTCACCATCCAGCTCGACAGCATCGATGCCGGCAGCGAAGACGCCAACACCGAACTGCAAAAGCCTGCCTGGTTCGACACGCAGAAGTACCCCGATGCGACGTTTGAGTCGACCGGCGTGAAAACGCTGGGTGACAACCGCTATTCGATCACCGGCAAACTCACGCTCAGGGGAGTCACCCGTGAGGTGGCCGTTCCGGTCCTGCTCAAAGAGGAGAACGCCATCGGGATCTTCGATGGCCGGTTAACGCTCAAGCGTAGCGATTTCAAGGTCGGCGAGGGTGAATGGGGCGACACCGTCGTTTCCGACGCCATCAATATCCGCTTCCGGATGGTTGCGCCGCAGCAGTAA
- a CDS encoding SDR family oxidoreductase gives MKIVVIGGTGLIGSKLCQNLQDLGHEALAASPSTGVNVISGEGVNEALKGADVVVDVSNSPSFEDHAALHFFETAGHNLIAAEKIDGVKHHVALSVVGTERMLDSGYFRAKMAQEKLIKKSGIPYTILRATQFFEFIHAIAHSGREEGDTIHLTSAALQPVASTDVAAALTDIALKAPVNQTVEVAGPENRPLIEFASDYLKHTKDPRQTVLDDTVPYFGASINDQSLTPGANPIIGATRFQDWLESH, from the coding sequence ATGAAAATCGTCGTCATCGGTGGCACCGGGCTGATCGGCAGCAAGCTCTGCCAGAACCTGCAGGACCTGGGGCATGAAGCCCTGGCGGCATCGCCGAGCACCGGCGTCAATGTCATCAGCGGTGAAGGGGTGAACGAGGCGTTGAAAGGCGCGGACGTGGTGGTCGACGTGTCGAACTCACCCTCCTTCGAGGACCACGCGGCGTTGCACTTCTTCGAAACCGCCGGGCATAACCTGATCGCGGCGGAGAAGATCGACGGCGTCAAACACCATGTCGCCCTGTCGGTGGTCGGCACCGAACGGATGCTCGACAGTGGTTATTTCCGGGCGAAGATGGCCCAGGAAAAACTCATCAAGAAGTCAGGCATTCCCTACACCATCCTGCGGGCCACGCAGTTCTTCGAGTTCATTCATGCCATTGCTCACTCCGGGCGTGAGGAAGGCGACACCATCCACTTGACGTCCGCCGCGCTGCAACCGGTGGCCTCGACCGATGTCGCGGCGGCACTCACGGACATCGCGCTGAAAGCGCCGGTCAATCAGACCGTCGAAGTGGCCGGCCCTGAAAACCGCCCCCTCATCGAGTTCGCGAGCGATTACTTGAAGCATACAAAGGACCCGCGCCAGACCGTGTTGGACGACACGGTTCCTTACTTTGGTGCGTCGATCAATGACCAGTCGCTGACACCAGGTGCCAATCCGATCATCGGTGCGACGCGGTTTCAGGACTGGCTTGAGAGCCACTAG